A region of Panicum virgatum strain AP13 chromosome 8N, P.virgatum_v5, whole genome shotgun sequence DNA encodes the following proteins:
- the LOC120685949 gene encoding uncharacterized protein LOC120685949 isoform X2 has product MLASCSVATEVVLTTEQQHSGILVQSLHKNSRHDTNSVDFTKLQGLLLVEGSSSVSQQAIQERSRVEEIRVLFKFSCYLGAIECQWIEPILIANPENRSANASELAWLRSRLISSHGLIHMVGSTPT; this is encoded by the exons ATGCTTGCATCCTGCAGTGTAGCCACGGAAGTGGTCCTCACCACTGAACAGCAACATTCAG GAATATTGGTTCAGAGTCTACACAAAAACAGCAGGCATGATACTAATAGTGTGGACTTTACCAAGTTACAG GGTTTGCTCTTGGTAGAAGGTTCCAGTTCTGTGTCCCAGCAG GCTATTCAGGAGAGAAGCAGGGTTGAGGAGATTCGAGTGCTGTTCAAGTTTAGCTGCTACTTGGGCGCTATAGAATGTCAATGGATTGAACCA ATTCTAATCGCGAACCCAGAGAATAGAAGTGCAAATGCTAG TGAGTTGGCTTGGCTCCGGAGTCGATTGATTTCATCGCATGGACTGATTCACATGGTAGGTTCCACGCCCACGTGA
- the LOC120685949 gene encoding uncharacterized protein LOC120685949 isoform X7, with product MILAGILVQSLHKNSRHDTNSVDFTKLQHMPHQGLLLVEGSSSVSQQAIQERSRVEEIRVLFKFSCYLGAIECQWIEPILIANPENRSANARRPCATNAL from the exons ATGATCCTTGCAGGAATATTGGTTCAGAGTCTACACAAAAACAGCAGGCATGATACTAATAGTGTGGACTTTACCAAGTTACAG CACATGCCTCACCAGGGTTTGCTCTTGGTAGAAGGTTCCAGTTCTGTGTCCCAGCAG GCTATTCAGGAGAGAAGCAGGGTTGAGGAGATTCGAGTGCTGTTCAAGTTTAGCTGCTACTTGGGCGCTATAGAATGTCAATGGATTGAACCA ATTCTAATCGCGAACCCAGAGAATAGAAGTGCAAATGCTAG AAGACCATGTGCAACAAATGCTTTATGA
- the LOC120685949 gene encoding uncharacterized protein LOC120685949 isoform X6, producing the protein MILAGILVQSLHKNSRHDTNSVDFTKLQGLLLVEGSSSVSQQAIQERSRVEEIRVLFKFSCYLGAIECQWIEPILIANPENRSANASELAWLRSRLISSHGLIHMVGSTPT; encoded by the exons ATGATCCTTGCAGGAATATTGGTTCAGAGTCTACACAAAAACAGCAGGCATGATACTAATAGTGTGGACTTTACCAAGTTACAG GGTTTGCTCTTGGTAGAAGGTTCCAGTTCTGTGTCCCAGCAG GCTATTCAGGAGAGAAGCAGGGTTGAGGAGATTCGAGTGCTGTTCAAGTTTAGCTGCTACTTGGGCGCTATAGAATGTCAATGGATTGAACCA ATTCTAATCGCGAACCCAGAGAATAGAAGTGCAAATGCTAG TGAGTTGGCTTGGCTCCGGAGTCGATTGATTTCATCGCATGGACTGATTCACATGGTAGGTTCCACGCCCACGTGA
- the LOC120685949 gene encoding uncharacterized protein LOC120685949 isoform X1: MLASCSVATEVVLTTEQQHSGILVQSLHKNSRHDTNSVDFTKLQHMPHQGLLLVEGSSSVSQQAIQERSRVEEIRVLFKFSCYLGAIECQWIEPILIANPENRSANASELAWLRSRLISSHGLIHMVGSTPT, translated from the exons ATGCTTGCATCCTGCAGTGTAGCCACGGAAGTGGTCCTCACCACTGAACAGCAACATTCAG GAATATTGGTTCAGAGTCTACACAAAAACAGCAGGCATGATACTAATAGTGTGGACTTTACCAAGTTACAG CACATGCCTCACCAGGGTTTGCTCTTGGTAGAAGGTTCCAGTTCTGTGTCCCAGCAG GCTATTCAGGAGAGAAGCAGGGTTGAGGAGATTCGAGTGCTGTTCAAGTTTAGCTGCTACTTGGGCGCTATAGAATGTCAATGGATTGAACCA ATTCTAATCGCGAACCCAGAGAATAGAAGTGCAAATGCTAG TGAGTTGGCTTGGCTCCGGAGTCGATTGATTTCATCGCATGGACTGATTCACATGGTAGGTTCCACGCCCACGTGA
- the LOC120685949 gene encoding uncharacterized protein LOC120685949 isoform X4, with product MLASCSVATEVVLTTEQQHSGILVQSLHKNSRHDTNSVDFTKLQHMPHQGLLLVEGSSSVSQQAIQERSRVEEIRVLFKFSCYLGAIECQWIEPILIANPENRSANARRPCATNAL from the exons ATGCTTGCATCCTGCAGTGTAGCCACGGAAGTGGTCCTCACCACTGAACAGCAACATTCAG GAATATTGGTTCAGAGTCTACACAAAAACAGCAGGCATGATACTAATAGTGTGGACTTTACCAAGTTACAG CACATGCCTCACCAGGGTTTGCTCTTGGTAGAAGGTTCCAGTTCTGTGTCCCAGCAG GCTATTCAGGAGAGAAGCAGGGTTGAGGAGATTCGAGTGCTGTTCAAGTTTAGCTGCTACTTGGGCGCTATAGAATGTCAATGGATTGAACCA ATTCTAATCGCGAACCCAGAGAATAGAAGTGCAAATGCTAG AAGACCATGTGCAACAAATGCTTTATGA
- the LOC120685949 gene encoding uncharacterized protein LOC120685949 isoform X5 — protein sequence MLASCSVATEVVLTTEQQHSGILVQSLHKNSRHDTNSVDFTKLQAIQERSRVEEIRVLFKFSCYLGAIECQWIEPILIANPENRSANASELAWLRSRLISSHGLIHMVGSTPT from the exons ATGCTTGCATCCTGCAGTGTAGCCACGGAAGTGGTCCTCACCACTGAACAGCAACATTCAG GAATATTGGTTCAGAGTCTACACAAAAACAGCAGGCATGATACTAATAGTGTGGACTTTACCAAGTTACAG GCTATTCAGGAGAGAAGCAGGGTTGAGGAGATTCGAGTGCTGTTCAAGTTTAGCTGCTACTTGGGCGCTATAGAATGTCAATGGATTGAACCA ATTCTAATCGCGAACCCAGAGAATAGAAGTGCAAATGCTAG TGAGTTGGCTTGGCTCCGGAGTCGATTGATTTCATCGCATGGACTGATTCACATGGTAGGTTCCACGCCCACGTGA
- the LOC120684530 gene encoding 3-oxo-Delta(4,5)-steroid 5-beta-reductase-like: MRVSETSSRLILFRSPAMTPSMSWWWWRGAALKSEDEQVAERSPFQSVALVVDSTGIVGTSLVDMLPLPDTPGGPWKVYALSRRPLPPWSPPPRASVTHLHLDLADPGAVAEALAPLSDVTHVFYAAWSPRATEARNLDVNSAMLRNVLSVVVPNCPALAHVSLQTGTMHYMGPPEAFGRTTALDPPYTEDMPRLDWPNLYYGQEDLLFDAVARRGDGDGEGGAISWSVHRPNLIFGFSPRSAMNIVCSLCVYAAICRKDGVPLRWPGSLGTWEGFSSASDADLIAQQQIWAAVDPVAKNEAFNCSNGDVYKWRQLWPILAGRFGLEWVGYEGEENRVKASEAMAGKEAVWAEIVEENQLVPTQLHEVANWWFVDALFSVQVEFLDSMNKSKEYGFLGFRNTAKSFNSWIDRMRAYKIVP; the protein is encoded by the coding sequence ATGCGTGTTTCAGAAACATCAAGCCGTTTAATTTTGTTTCGCAGTCCGGCCATGACGCCTAGCAtgagctggtggtggtggagaggTGCGGCGCTGAAGAGTGAGGATGAGCAGGTCGCCGAGCGGTCGCCCTTCCAGAGCGTCGCGCTCGTCGTCGACTCCACCGGCATCGTGGGCACCTCCCTGGTCGACATGCTCCCGCTCCCGGACACGCCAGGCGGGCCGTGGAAGGTCTACGCTCTCTCCCGCCGGCCTCTCCCGCCCtggtccccgccgccgcgggcctccgtcacccacctccacctcgacctcgccgaccccggcgccgtcgccgaggcCCTCGCGCCCCTGAGCGATGTCACCCACGTCTTCTACGCCGCCTGGTCCCCGCGCGCCACCGAGGCGCGGAACCTGGACGTGAACTCCGCCATGCTCCGCAACGTCCTCTCCGTCGTCGTCCCCAACTGCCCCGCCCTTGCCCACGTCTCCCTCCAGACCGGGACGATGCACTACATGGGCCCGCCGGAGGCCTTCGGCCGGACCACGGCGCTGGACCCTCCCTACACCGAGGACATGCCGCGGCTCGACTGGCCCAACTTGTACTACGGCCAGGAGGACCTGCTCTTCGACGCCGTCgcccggcgcggcgacggcgacggcgagggcggcgccatCAGCTGGTCCGTGCACCGTCCCAACCTCATCTTCGGCTTCTCCCCCCGGAGCGCCATGAACATCGTCTGCAGCCTCTGCGTGTACGCCGCCATCTGCCGCAAGGACGGCGTTCCGCTACGGTGGCCGGGATCCCTTGGCACCTGGGAGGGGTTCAGCAGCGCGTCCGACGCAGACCTCATCGCCCAGCAGCAGATCTGGGCAGCCGTCGATCCCGTGGCCAAGAACGAGGCCTTCAACTGCAGCAACGGGGACGTCTACAAGTGGAGGCAGCTGTGGCCGATACTAGCTGGCCGTTTTGGGTTGGAGTGGGTAGGTTACGAGGGGGAAGAGAACCGGGTGAAGGCCTCGGAGGCCATGGCTGGGAAGGAGGCCGTGTGGGCGGAGATCGTCGAGGAGAACCAGCTCGTGCCGACGCAGCTCCACGAGGTCGCTAATTGGTGGTTTGTCGATGCCCTGTTCAGTGTCCAAGTGGAGTTTCTGGACAGCATGAACAAGAGCAAGGAATACGGCTTCCTTGGTTTCCGGAACACCGCCAAATCATTCAACTCATGGATTGACAGGATGAGAGCTTACAAAATTGTTCCCTGA
- the LOC120685949 gene encoding uncharacterized protein LOC120685949 isoform X3 encodes MILAGILVQSLHKNSRHDTNSVDFTKLQHMPHQGLLLVEGSSSVSQQAIQERSRVEEIRVLFKFSCYLGAIECQWIEPILIANPENRSANASELAWLRSRLISSHGLIHMVGSTPT; translated from the exons ATGATCCTTGCAGGAATATTGGTTCAGAGTCTACACAAAAACAGCAGGCATGATACTAATAGTGTGGACTTTACCAAGTTACAG CACATGCCTCACCAGGGTTTGCTCTTGGTAGAAGGTTCCAGTTCTGTGTCCCAGCAG GCTATTCAGGAGAGAAGCAGGGTTGAGGAGATTCGAGTGCTGTTCAAGTTTAGCTGCTACTTGGGCGCTATAGAATGTCAATGGATTGAACCA ATTCTAATCGCGAACCCAGAGAATAGAAGTGCAAATGCTAG TGAGTTGGCTTGGCTCCGGAGTCGATTGATTTCATCGCATGGACTGATTCACATGGTAGGTTCCACGCCCACGTGA
- the LOC120685949 gene encoding uncharacterized protein LOC120685949 isoform X8 has translation MLASCSVATEVVLTTEQQHSGILVQSLHKNSRHDTNSVDFTKLQHMPHQGLLLVEGSSSVSQQAIQERSRVEEIRVLFKFSCYLGAIECQWIEP, from the exons ATGCTTGCATCCTGCAGTGTAGCCACGGAAGTGGTCCTCACCACTGAACAGCAACATTCAG GAATATTGGTTCAGAGTCTACACAAAAACAGCAGGCATGATACTAATAGTGTGGACTTTACCAAGTTACAG CACATGCCTCACCAGGGTTTGCTCTTGGTAGAAGGTTCCAGTTCTGTGTCCCAGCAG GCTATTCAGGAGAGAAGCAGGGTTGAGGAGATTCGAGTGCTGTTCAAGTTTAGCTGCTACTTGGGCGCTATAGAATGTCAATGGATTGAACCA TGA